A portion of the Chromatiales bacterium genome contains these proteins:
- the kdsC gene encoding 3-deoxy-manno-octulosonate-8-phosphatase KdsC: MRDIIERARAIRMVIFDVDGVLTDGSLFLGDDGQEYKAFYSRDGHGMKMLQASGVSIGVITGRSSEVVRIRMQSLGVEHVYQGRLDKLPAYNELRERTGFADHEVAYVGDDVMDLPVMRVVGLAIAVGDAHPLVRTHAHWLAPSPGGRGAARDVCELIMEAQGTLDAALAHYL; this comes from the coding sequence ATGCGCGATATCATCGAACGCGCACGCGCGATCCGCATGGTGATCTTCGATGTCGACGGCGTGCTGACCGACGGCAGTCTGTTCCTCGGCGACGACGGCCAGGAATACAAGGCGTTCTATTCACGCGACGGACACGGCATGAAGATGCTGCAAGCCTCCGGCGTCAGCATCGGCGTGATCACCGGCCGCAGCTCCGAAGTCGTGCGCATCCGCATGCAGAGCCTGGGTGTCGAACACGTCTATCAGGGACGCCTGGACAAACTGCCGGCCTACAACGAGCTACGCGAACGCACGGGGTTTGCCGACCACGAGGTCGCCTATGTCGGCGACGACGTCATGGACCTGCCCGTGATGCGCGTCGTCGGGCTCGCGATCGCGGTCGGCGACGCGCACCCGCTCGTGCGCACGCACGCGCACTGGCTGGCGCCGTCGCCCGGCGGACGCGGTGCGGCACGCGACGTGTGCGAACTTATCATGGAAGCCCAGGGCACGCTCGATGCGGCGCTGGCGCATTACCTTTGA